The following are encoded together in the Pseudomonas sp. Leaf58 genome:
- a CDS encoding SPFH domain-containing protein: MDGFGASMITSFPVTFLGGVTASVDSNVRIILPTGDQFLQIARDYRNPENFISQALTPALKNTLQSTAQMMTADDYYSGARSEFAANFRDQISDGIYLVKRTEVHTPNNTPKKTAILQLGTDQGEFGDNTTTRFVTEKVLGKNGLPVRLEQQFRKLGVQVAEANILNLTPNANFMERMKRLQQSQADRMLARQDRAKEEEQKTLVTARGEREVEENRQNSLKAQVQQTTEAETARQLTIINAQREKERAEIEKQTAEVTYAKAQVEAKTIKELADAHAYEKKAAILADGALAQKLEAFVQVNKSWADAASRAQVPGIMMGGGASGNAGARQGEFNDYLNILATKAAKDLQLDMSVKQ, translated from the coding sequence ATGGACGGTTTTGGCGCCTCGATGATCACCTCTTTCCCGGTGACGTTCCTTGGCGGTGTGACCGCTTCGGTTGACTCCAACGTGCGCATCATTCTGCCCACGGGTGATCAGTTCCTGCAGATCGCCCGTGATTATCGCAACCCAGAAAACTTCATTAGTCAGGCATTGACTCCAGCGCTGAAAAATACCTTGCAGTCGACCGCGCAGATGATGACGGCTGATGACTACTACTCGGGTGCCCGCTCGGAATTCGCTGCGAATTTCCGCGACCAGATTTCCGATGGCATCTACCTGGTCAAGCGCACCGAGGTGCACACCCCGAACAACACCCCGAAAAAGACTGCAATCCTGCAGCTGGGTACCGATCAGGGTGAGTTCGGCGACAACACCACCACCCGCTTTGTGACTGAGAAGGTGCTGGGCAAGAATGGCCTGCCAGTTCGCCTGGAGCAGCAGTTCCGCAAGCTGGGTGTCCAGGTGGCCGAAGCCAACATCCTGAACCTGACGCCGAATGCCAACTTCATGGAGCGTATGAAGCGTCTCCAGCAGTCCCAGGCTGACCGCATGCTGGCGCGCCAGGATCGTGCCAAAGAAGAAGAGCAAAAGACCCTGGTAACTGCACGCGGTGAGCGTGAGGTGGAGGAGAACCGTCAGAACTCACTCAAGGCGCAGGTGCAGCAGACCACCGAGGCAGAGACCGCTCGCCAGCTGACCATCATCAATGCGCAGCGTGAGAAAGAGCGCGCTGAGATTGAAAAGCAGACTGCCGAGGTGACTTACGCCAAAGCCCAGGTCGAAGCCAAAACCATCAAGGAGCTGGCAGACGCCCACGCCTATGAAAAGAAGGCGGCCATTCTGGCGGACGGTGCGCTGGCGCAGAAGCTGGAAGCCTTCGTGCAGGTTAACAAGAGCTGGGCTGATGCAGCATCGCGGGCTCAGGTGCCGGGTATCATGATGGGCGGTGGCGCTTCTGGGAATGCTGGTGCTCGCCAAGGCGAGTTCAACGACTACCTGAACATCCTGGCCACCAAGGCAGCGAAGGATCTTCAGTTGGACATGTCGGTTAAGCAGTAA